A genome region from bacterium includes the following:
- a CDS encoding carbamoyl phosphate synthase small subunit: FGICLGHQILALALGARTYKLKFGHRGGNQPVRAPAGGRVEISAHNHGFAVDPATLPEGAAVTLVNLNDGCCEGLAAPALRAFAVQYHPESAPGPRDSLRHFDDFVALMAAARGEATHAQA; encoded by the coding sequence TTCGGCATCTGCCTCGGCCACCAGATCCTGGCCCTGGCCCTGGGCGCGCGCACCTACAAGCTGAAGTTCGGCCACCGCGGCGGCAACCAGCCCGTGCGCGCGCCGGCGGGCGGCCGCGTGGAAATCTCCGCGCACAACCACGGCTTCGCCGTCGACCCCGCCACGCTGCCCGAGGGCGCCGCGGTCACCCTGGTCAACCTGAACGACGGCTGCTGCGAGGGGCTGGCGGCGCCGGCGCTGCGGGCCTTCGCGGTGCAGTACCACCCCGAGAGCGCGCCGGGGCCGCGCGATTCGCTGCGGCACTTCGACGACTTCGTCGCCCTGATGGCGGCCGCGCGCGGGGAGGCGACCCATGCCCAGGCGTGA